One window from the genome of Synechococcus sp. PROS-7-1 encodes:
- a CDS encoding type IV pilus twitching motility protein PilT, whose protein sequence is MEVMIEDLMQELVEAGGSDLHIASGQPPYGRFSGQLRPMRDEPLMEESCNRLIFSMLNNSQRKTLEQTWELDCAYGLKGVARFRVNVYRQKGSYAACLRALGSKIPSIELLNLPPVVVETSKRPRGLVLVTGPTGSGKTTTLAALLDHINHSRAEHILTIEDPIEFVYKSDQSLVHQRQLNEDTRSFANALRAALREDPDVILVGEMRDLETIQLAISAAETGHLVFGTLHTSSAAQTVDRMVDVFPPAQQTQIRVQLSGSLVAVFSQTLCRRSNPAPGQFGRVMAQEIMINTPAIANLIREGKTAQLYSQIQTGGELGMQTLEKALADLVKAKQISQPEAMSKASKPGELERLING, encoded by the coding sequence ATGGAAGTGATGATCGAAGACCTGATGCAGGAGCTGGTGGAGGCAGGCGGTAGCGACCTGCACATTGCCAGCGGTCAACCGCCTTACGGCCGCTTCAGCGGCCAGTTGCGGCCCATGCGGGACGAGCCCTTGATGGAGGAAAGCTGCAACCGGCTGATCTTCTCCATGCTCAACAACAGCCAGCGCAAAACACTCGAGCAGACCTGGGAGCTCGACTGTGCCTACGGACTCAAAGGGGTGGCTCGCTTCCGGGTGAATGTGTATCGCCAGAAAGGCAGTTATGCAGCCTGCCTACGGGCTCTCGGCAGCAAAATCCCGAGCATCGAGCTGCTGAATCTGCCCCCCGTGGTGGTGGAAACCAGCAAACGCCCCCGAGGATTAGTGCTCGTGACCGGCCCGACTGGATCAGGCAAAACCACCACCCTGGCGGCCCTACTGGATCACATCAACCACAGCCGCGCGGAACACATTCTCACGATCGAGGATCCGATCGAATTCGTCTACAAGAGCGATCAGAGCCTGGTGCATCAACGCCAGCTCAATGAAGACACCCGCAGTTTCGCCAATGCACTGCGAGCAGCCCTCAGGGAAGACCCCGACGTGATCCTGGTGGGAGAAATGCGCGATCTGGAAACCATCCAGCTGGCGATCAGCGCTGCTGAAACCGGGCACCTGGTGTTCGGCACATTGCACACCAGCTCAGCGGCCCAAACCGTGGACCGCATGGTGGATGTCTTCCCCCCCGCTCAGCAAACCCAGATCCGCGTGCAACTCTCGGGGAGCCTGGTGGCGGTGTTCTCCCAGACCCTGTGCCGCCGCAGCAACCCGGCGCCTGGACAATTCGGCCGGGTGATGGCCCAGGAAATCATGATCAACACACCGGCCATCGCCAATCTCATCCGCGAAGGAAAAACCGCCCAGCTGTATTCACAAATTCAAACCGGTGGCGAACTGGGCATGCAGACCCTGGAGAAGGCCCTGGCCGATCTAGTGAAGGCCAAACAAATTTCGCAACCAGAAGCCATGAGCAAAGCGTCCAAACCTGGAGAGCTCGAACGATTAATCAACGGATGA
- a CDS encoding ATPase, T2SS/T4P/T4SS family, translating to MSDERRRLELELLLKRTIPGTLNSSDEPDLLNHLTAMGLDPTRHNDLTATLHSLLEASEPSQSVQAEHAQTPQEAPQQVPESIADTATSYLAEFTVDGVLEDDPDASAMQSSSIVDLEDGLDDADRSPVINLVDRILMQALQLGASDIHVEPQQAGLQLRFRQDGVLQTSIEPLPSRLVPAVTSRFKIMADLDIAERRVAQDGRIRRRFQNRTVDFRVNCLPSRFGEKIVLRLLDSSATQLGLDKLITSETTLDTVRSLGSKPFGMILVTGPTGSGKSTTLYSLLAERNDPGINISTVEDPIEYTLPGITQCQVNREKGFDFSQALRAFMRQDPDVLLVGETRDLETAKTAIEAALTGHLVLTTLHCNDAPSAIARLDEMGVEPFMVSASLIGIVSQRLLRRVCPECRIPYHPKAEELGRFGLMTSNEEGVTFFKANHREGHSDACPTCQGSGYKGRVGVYEVLRMNEVMAAAVAKGATTDMVRQLALESGMKTLLGYSLDLVREGRTTLEEVGRMVLTDAGLESERRARALSTLTCSGCGGGLQEGWLECPYCLTPRH from the coding sequence GTGAGTGACGAACGCCGCCGACTGGAACTGGAACTGCTGCTGAAACGCACGATCCCTGGGACCCTCAACAGCTCCGACGAACCGGATCTTCTGAACCACCTCACGGCGATGGGATTGGATCCGACTCGCCACAACGACCTGACAGCCACGCTGCACAGCCTTCTCGAAGCATCCGAACCGTCTCAATCGGTCCAGGCAGAGCACGCTCAAACGCCGCAGGAAGCTCCTCAGCAAGTGCCTGAGAGCATTGCCGACACCGCCACCTCTTATCTCGCGGAATTCACCGTGGACGGGGTCCTAGAGGACGACCCCGATGCATCCGCGATGCAATCGTCCTCCATCGTGGACCTGGAAGACGGGCTGGACGATGCCGATCGTTCTCCAGTGATCAATCTCGTGGACCGGATCCTGATGCAGGCGCTGCAGCTGGGAGCCAGCGATATTCACGTGGAGCCGCAGCAGGCTGGACTGCAGTTGCGGTTCCGCCAGGACGGCGTTCTGCAAACCAGCATCGAACCCCTACCAAGCCGCTTGGTGCCAGCGGTGACCTCCCGCTTCAAAATCATGGCGGACCTGGATATCGCCGAGCGAAGGGTGGCCCAGGACGGGCGAATCCGACGCAGATTCCAGAACCGCACCGTGGACTTTCGGGTGAATTGCCTACCCAGTCGCTTCGGGGAGAAGATCGTGCTGCGACTGCTGGACAGCTCCGCCACCCAGCTGGGGCTGGACAAGCTGATCACCAGTGAGACAACGCTCGACACCGTGCGGTCTCTGGGCTCCAAACCCTTCGGCATGATCCTGGTGACCGGACCCACCGGATCGGGAAAATCCACCACGCTCTATTCCCTGCTGGCCGAACGCAACGACCCTGGAATCAATATCTCCACGGTGGAAGATCCCATCGAATACACCCTCCCCGGCATCACCCAATGCCAGGTGAACCGGGAGAAGGGGTTCGATTTCAGCCAGGCGCTGCGGGCTTTCATGCGCCAAGACCCGGATGTGCTGCTCGTGGGCGAGACCCGCGACCTGGAAACGGCCAAAACCGCGATCGAGGCAGCACTCACCGGTCACCTCGTGCTCACCACCTTGCATTGCAATGACGCTCCCAGTGCCATCGCCCGACTGGATGAGATGGGCGTTGAACCCTTCATGGTGAGCGCTTCGTTGATCGGCATCGTCTCCCAGCGACTGCTGCGGCGTGTCTGCCCGGAGTGCCGCATTCCTTATCACCCGAAAGCCGAGGAACTCGGTCGGTTTGGCTTGATGACCAGCAACGAAGAGGGCGTGACGTTCTTCAAGGCCAATCACCGCGAGGGGCATTCGGACGCTTGTCCCACCTGTCAGGGCAGCGGCTACAAGGGCCGGGTGGGGGTGTACGAGGTGCTGCGCATGAATGAAGTGATGGCCGCTGCGGTGGCCAAAGGAGCCACCACCGACATGGTGCGCCAGCTGGCCCTGGAATCAGGGATGAAAACGCTGCTGGGCTACAGCCTTGATCTGGTTCGCGAAGGGCGCACCACCCTGGAGGAAGTCGGCCGCATGGTGCTCACCGATGCCGGCCTGGAATCCGAACGGCGGGCCCGAGCCCTGAGCACGCTCACCTGCAGCGGATGTGGTGGCGGACTTCAGGAAGGTTGGCTGGAATGTCCGTACTGCCTTACCCCACGCCATTGA
- the grpE gene encoding nucleotide exchange factor GrpE, which yields MSGDASTPEQDPAQAVSDGQQPVETPTDPVETTPTPDPGSTAEASPQTSDNDARLEQLEREHTSLRDEHDVLRGQYMRIAADFDNFRKRQSRDQDDLKIQLTCSTLSEILPVVDNFERARQQLDPQGEEAQALHRSYQGLYKQLVDVLKQLGVAPMRVVGQEFDPTLHEAVLREPSDAHPEDVVIEELQRGYHLNGKVLRHAMVKVSMGPGPQNGATSEPVEPPPADASAEESGSGDGNG from the coding sequence ATGAGTGGCGACGCCTCCACCCCTGAGCAGGACCCGGCCCAGGCTGTCTCTGACGGGCAGCAGCCTGTCGAGACTCCCACTGATCCGGTCGAGACCACCCCGACTCCCGATCCTGGTTCTACGGCTGAGGCATCCCCTCAGACCAGCGACAACGACGCTCGACTGGAGCAATTGGAGCGGGAGCACACCAGCCTGCGCGACGAACACGATGTCCTGCGGGGTCAGTACATGCGCATCGCCGCCGACTTCGACAACTTCCGCAAGCGCCAGAGCCGGGATCAAGATGATCTCAAGATCCAGCTCACCTGCAGCACGCTGAGCGAGATTCTTCCTGTTGTCGACAACTTCGAGCGTGCCCGCCAGCAACTCGATCCCCAGGGAGAGGAAGCACAGGCTCTGCACCGCAGCTACCAGGGCCTCTACAAGCAACTGGTTGACGTGCTCAAGCAGCTTGGGGTGGCACCGATGCGCGTGGTGGGTCAGGAGTTCGATCCCACCCTGCATGAAGCGGTTCTCAGGGAACCCAGCGATGCCCACCCCGAAGATGTGGTGATCGAGGAGTTGCAGCGCGGCTACCACCTCAACGGCAAAGTGCTGCGTCACGCCATGGTGAAAGTGTCGATGGGTCCGGGCCCACAGAATGGCGCGACATCCGAGCCTGTTGAGCCACCACCGGCTGATGCATCCGCTGAAGAAAGCGGTTCAGGCGATGGCAACGGTTGA
- the dnaJ gene encoding molecular chaperone DnaJ, which produces MADYYELLGVSRDADADTLKRAYRRLARQYHPDINKEPGAEDRFKEIGRAYEVLSDPQTRGRYDQFGEAGLGGAAGMPDMGDMGGFADLFETFFSGFGGAAGGGRQQRRRGPQQGDDLRYDLTIDFEQAVFGQEREIRVPHLESCTTCGGSGAKSGSGPTTCSTCGGVGQVRRATRTPFGSFTQVAECPTCNGSGQVIADPCNACGGQGVVQVRKKLRINIPAGVDTGTRLRVAGEGNAGLRGGPSGDLYVFLTVKSHPTLRRDGLTVLSEVKVSYLQAILGDTIEVETVDGPTSLELPAGTQPNAVLTLENKGIPKLGNPVARGNQRVAVTVKLPTRLNDEERGLLEELAGHHSARGEQHHHHKSGLFARLFGQR; this is translated from the coding sequence ATGGCCGATTATTACGAGCTTCTCGGTGTCAGCAGGGATGCCGACGCTGACACTCTTAAGCGCGCTTACCGCCGTCTGGCTCGCCAGTACCACCCGGATATCAACAAAGAGCCTGGGGCTGAAGACCGTTTCAAAGAGATCGGTCGTGCCTATGAAGTGCTCAGCGATCCTCAAACACGGGGTCGTTACGACCAGTTCGGAGAGGCGGGACTCGGTGGTGCCGCTGGCATGCCCGACATGGGCGACATGGGTGGTTTCGCTGATCTGTTCGAAACTTTTTTCAGCGGCTTCGGTGGTGCCGCTGGGGGAGGACGTCAGCAGCGTCGCCGCGGCCCCCAGCAGGGGGACGATCTCCGCTACGACCTCACGATCGATTTCGAGCAGGCGGTGTTTGGGCAGGAACGTGAGATTCGGGTACCCCATCTGGAATCCTGCACCACCTGCGGAGGCAGTGGGGCTAAGAGCGGCAGTGGTCCCACCACCTGTTCCACCTGCGGAGGAGTCGGCCAGGTGCGCCGGGCCACCCGAACTCCGTTTGGGAGCTTTACCCAGGTGGCGGAATGCCCCACCTGCAACGGCAGTGGTCAGGTGATCGCTGACCCCTGCAACGCCTGCGGAGGCCAGGGTGTGGTGCAGGTTCGTAAAAAACTGCGGATCAATATCCCTGCGGGAGTTGATACCGGAACGCGTCTGCGTGTTGCTGGTGAGGGCAACGCCGGTCTTCGTGGTGGTCCCTCTGGTGATCTCTATGTGTTCCTCACCGTCAAGTCCCATCCCACGCTTCGGCGTGACGGTCTCACCGTGCTGTCTGAAGTGAAGGTGAGTTACCTGCAGGCGATCCTTGGTGACACGATCGAGGTGGAGACGGTGGATGGCCCCACCAGCCTGGAACTTCCCGCTGGCACCCAGCCCAATGCCGTTCTCACGCTTGAGAACAAGGGCATTCCCAAGTTGGGAAACCCTGTGGCTCGAGGCAATCAGCGGGTTGCTGTCACGGTGAAACTTCCCACCCGCTTGAACGACGAAGAGCGTGGACTGCTCGAGGAGCTCGCCGGACACCACTCTGCAAGGGGGGAACAGCACCACCATCACAAGAGCGGACTGTTTGCGCGTCTCTTTGGTCAGCGCTGA
- a CDS encoding sulfurtransferase TusA family protein gives MAARQPDQVLDLCGTPCPLNFIRCRLALETLASGQCLQVDLDPGEPEEMVVPGLRRDGHAVTVERLGPDRVRLLVICSGE, from the coding sequence ATGGCAGCCCGCCAGCCTGATCAAGTGCTGGATTTGTGCGGTACGCCCTGTCCGCTCAACTTCATCCGTTGCCGGCTTGCCTTGGAAACCCTCGCCTCAGGGCAATGCCTGCAGGTGGATCTCGATCCTGGAGAGCCTGAAGAGATGGTGGTTCCAGGACTGCGCCGGGATGGCCACGCGGTGACTGTGGAACGTTTGGGGCCTGACCGGGTCCGCCTCCTGGTGATCTGCAGCGGTGAGTGA
- the rsgA gene encoding ribosome small subunit-dependent GTPase A — protein MVVALQANYLEVELDAPSPGTPARLLCTRRTRLNHRGAAVYVGDRVTVEAIDPIQARAVVSDVEPRSSFLVRPPVANASCVLVALAVEQPAFDADQASRFLLTAEQTGLRVQLVLTKSDLLAPEQQVALQQRLEGWGYSPVMVSVQTGIGLDTLRAVLASEAITVLCGPSGVGKSSLINALLPGLALRVGAVSGRLQRGRHTTRHVELHPFSPGARVADTPGFNRPDLPGDARNLEVLFPELRDQLTIHPCRFRDCLHRDEPGCGVRRDWERYALYRGAVEELLGISRPSRGG, from the coding sequence ATGGTGGTGGCTTTGCAGGCCAATTACCTGGAGGTGGAACTGGATGCCCCATCGCCCGGAACGCCGGCTCGTCTTCTCTGCACCCGCCGCACCAGGCTCAACCATCGCGGCGCTGCTGTGTATGTGGGAGATCGGGTCACGGTGGAGGCGATTGATCCCATTCAGGCTCGTGCCGTCGTGTCCGATGTGGAACCACGCAGCAGTTTCTTGGTGCGGCCTCCGGTTGCCAATGCGTCCTGCGTGCTCGTTGCTCTGGCTGTGGAGCAACCTGCTTTCGATGCCGATCAGGCCAGTCGCTTTCTGCTCACGGCGGAACAGACCGGTCTGCGCGTGCAGCTGGTGCTCACGAAGAGTGATCTTCTTGCTCCGGAGCAGCAGGTGGCCTTGCAGCAGCGCCTGGAGGGCTGGGGCTATTCGCCCGTGATGGTGTCTGTTCAGACAGGCATCGGTTTGGACACGCTGCGCGCCGTGCTCGCATCCGAGGCCATCACCGTGCTCTGCGGTCCTTCAGGGGTGGGCAAAAGTTCGTTGATCAATGCCTTGCTGCCCGGCCTGGCCCTGCGGGTTGGCGCTGTGTCGGGACGGCTGCAGAGGGGCCGGCATACGACGAGGCATGTGGAGCTCCATCCCTTCAGCCCAGGCGCCCGTGTGGCTGATACGCCGGGCTTCAACCGACCGGATCTACCTGGGGATGCCCGCAATCTTGAAGTGCTGTTCCCGGAACTCCGGGACCAGCTCACCATTCATCCCTGTCGCTTTCGCGATTGTCTCCATCGCGATGAACCGGGTTGTGGTGTGCGTCGCGACTGGGAGCGCTATGCCCTCTATCGCGGAGCGGTGGAGGAGTTACTGGGAATCAGCCGCCCATCCCGGGGAGGTTGA
- a CDS encoding YbaB/EbfC family nucleoid-associated protein has translation MAGFGLPNFGQLTEAFRKAQQIQQDAQKLQEELDAMEIEGSSEDGRASIWLSGNQQPLRVTLDPSLLSEGQESAEAAVLAALQSAYERSTATMKERMQELTGGLDLNLPGMGG, from the coding sequence ATGGCCGGTTTCGGACTTCCCAATTTCGGACAGCTCACCGAAGCCTTCCGCAAGGCCCAGCAGATTCAGCAGGACGCCCAGAAACTGCAAGAAGAGCTTGATGCCATGGAAATCGAGGGCAGCAGTGAGGATGGTCGGGCCAGCATCTGGCTCTCCGGCAACCAACAACCCCTGCGCGTAACGCTGGATCCCAGTTTGCTGAGCGAGGGCCAGGAGAGCGCCGAAGCCGCCGTCCTCGCCGCTCTCCAATCGGCTTACGAACGCTCGACCGCCACCATGAAAGAGCGCATGCAAGAGCTCACCGGAGGCCTCGATCTCAACCTCCCCGGGATGGGCGGCTGA
- the murB gene encoding UDP-N-acetylmuramate dehydrogenase yields the protein MSTGTGSLTALQDCGVLQQEVSLAEFTTWRVGGPAQWLAEPTTTEQIPELLQWAMERGLPIQMIGAGSNLLIADGGLPGLTLCLRRLQGSELNAATGRIHAAAGEPLPTLARRAAKAGLQGMEWAVGIPGTVGGAAVMNAGAQGGCTAEQLIGVDVIRLSDPQPTVTHISRDELAFSYRHSALQDSQLLVVAAEFQLEPGHDPAELQRRTSGNLNHRTTTQPYKLPSCGSVFRNPEPEKAGRLIESLGLKGRAIGGAQVSELHANFIVNTGDATADDIRALISLVQSEVKDAKGIALHPEVKRLGFETPD from the coding sequence ATGTCCACCGGCACTGGCAGCCTGACGGCTCTGCAGGATTGCGGTGTCCTGCAACAGGAGGTTTCGCTCGCGGAGTTCACCACCTGGCGGGTGGGAGGTCCGGCGCAATGGCTGGCTGAACCAACCACCACCGAGCAGATCCCCGAGCTCCTGCAGTGGGCCATGGAGAGGGGACTCCCCATTCAGATGATCGGAGCCGGCTCGAATCTGCTCATCGCCGACGGTGGCTTGCCTGGACTCACCCTCTGCCTGAGACGGCTTCAAGGCAGTGAATTGAATGCAGCGACAGGCCGCATCCATGCCGCCGCTGGAGAACCGCTGCCCACCCTCGCCAGGCGTGCTGCCAAGGCCGGCTTGCAAGGGATGGAGTGGGCTGTGGGGATCCCTGGCACCGTCGGCGGTGCCGCCGTGATGAATGCCGGAGCTCAGGGAGGCTGCACGGCTGAACAGCTGATCGGTGTGGATGTGATCCGCTTGAGCGATCCTCAACCCACCGTCACCCACATCAGCCGGGACGAGCTGGCGTTCAGCTACCGCCACAGTGCACTCCAAGACAGCCAGCTCCTGGTGGTGGCTGCCGAATTTCAGCTCGAACCCGGCCACGACCCGGCCGAACTGCAGCGCCGCACCAGCGGCAACCTCAACCATCGCACCACCACCCAGCCTTACAAGCTGCCCAGCTGCGGAAGCGTCTTCCGCAACCCCGAACCGGAGAAGGCCGGGCGACTGATCGAATCCCTGGGGCTCAAGGGACGGGCCATCGGTGGTGCCCAAGTGTCTGAACTTCACGCCAATTTCATCGTGAACACCGGTGATGCCACAGCCGACGACATCCGGGCCCTAATCAGCCTGGTGCAAAGCGAAGTGAAGGATGCCAAGGGCATTGCGTTGCATCCAGAAGTGAAACGGCTGGGCTTCGAGACGCCCGATTAA